A section of the Triticum dicoccoides isolate Atlit2015 ecotype Zavitan chromosome 7A, WEW_v2.0, whole genome shotgun sequence genome encodes:
- the LOC119330897 gene encoding peroxidase 2-like translates to MVTKLAALIVLAAFLGGPPACEGDIICFNGWLKLPIQDPRLCPQGSRSRMNGRTRALVPVPRPSGLGLGLGYYNNRSSKSYCPRAEGIVRDAVSKAVAAQPGIGAGLIRLFFHDCFVRGCDASVLLKTTNSNNSDTEMEGNPNKNSLRGLEVIDAAKAKIEAACPGRVSCADIVAFAARDASSILSNRRINIRMPGGRYDGRESFADETDQLPGPFSGATVLLNNFKAKGLTSDEMVTLSGAHTIGRARCAFFSSRFSEMDPTFAAKLRAQCNDDNTNVDQEHVTPEVLDKRYYQDVIDGKALFTSDAVLNSAETIKQVTENAKKAGAWERKFERAMENLGKIGVKTKADQGAEIRKVCWRVNN, encoded by the exons ATGGTGACTAAGCTCGCAGCGCTCATCGTCTTGGCGGCGTTCCTCGGCGGGCCCCCGGCGTGCGAGGGCGACATCATCTGCTTCAACGGCTGGCTGAAGCTACCCATCCAGGACCCGCGGCTCTGTCCTCAGGGCTCCAGGTCCAGGATGAACGGCCGTACGCGAGCGCTGGTGCCGGTGCCTCGTCCCTCGGGGTTAGGGCTCGGCCTCGGCTACTACAACAACAGGAGCTCCAAGTCCTACTGCCCGAGAGCGGAAGGGATCGTGAGGGATGCCGTGAGCAAGGCCGTGGCTGCGCAACCTGGCATTGGCGCGGGCCTCATCCGTCTCttcttccacgactgcttcgtTCGG GGCTGCGACGCTTCCGTCCTCCTCAAGACGACCAACTCCAACAACAGCGACACGGAAATGGAAGGCAACCCGAACAAGAACAGCCTGCGAGGGTTAGAGGTGATCGATGCGGCCAAGGCGAAGATCGAGGCCGCCTGCCCCGGGAGAGTCTCGTGCGCCGACATCGTCGCCTTCGCCGCCCGCGACGCCTCCTCCATCCTCAGCAACCGCAGGATCAACATCCGGATGCCTGGCGGCCGCTACGACGGCCGCGAGTCCTTCGCCGATGAGACCGACCAGCTGCCCGGGCCCTTCTCCGGCGCTACAGTGCTCCTCAACAATTTCAAGGCCAAGGGGCTCACCTCCGACGAAATGGTCACGCTCTCCGGCGCGCACACCATCGGCCGCGCACGCTGCGCGTTCTTCTCCAGCCGCTTCTCTGAAATGGACCCGACATTTGCCGCCAAACTCAGGGCCCAGTGCAACGACGACAACACCAACGTGGACCAAGAACATGTGACCCCCGAAGTCCTGGATAAGCGCTACTACCAGGATGTGATTGACGGAAAAGCGTTGTTCACCtcggacgccgtgctcaactcggcCGAAACAATAAAGCAGGTGACAGAAAACGCGAAAAAGGCAGGGGCGTGGGAGAGGAAGTTCGAGAGAGCCATGGAGAATTTGGGGAAAATTGGGGTCAAGACCAAAGCCGACCAAGGCGCAGAGATCAGGAAGGTATGCTGGAGAGTCAACAACTAA
- the LOC119330443 gene encoding 14 kDa zinc-binding protein-like: protein MAATAAAATLAAATSSLLRRSPLLRPHALRVSRDFAPRRFARHIASSTNEEAAAKTAAATADTGGPTIFDKIIAKEIPSSIVYEDEKVLAFRDINPQAPVHVLVIPKLRDRLTGLDKAEPRHAEILGQLLYAAKVVAEKEGVADGFRVVINNGAEGCQSVYHLHVHVLGGRQMKWPPG from the exons ATGGCGGCCACGGCCGCGGCGGCGACGCTGGCGGCGGCCACTTCCTCCCTCCTCCG GCGCTCCCCCCTGCTGCGGCCGCACGCGCTCCGGGTCTCCCGCGACTTCGCTCCCCGAAG ATTTGCGCGCCATATTGCTTCATCAACAAATGAAGAGGCTGCTGCCAAAACAGCGGCAGCGACTGCTGATACTGGAGGACCGACCAT TTTTGACAAGATCATTGCAAAGGAAATCCCTTCAAGCATTGTCTATGAGGATGAGAAAGTCTTGGCATTTAGAGATATCAATCCACAAGCTCCTGTCCATGTTTTAGTCATCCCAAAACTAAGAGATAGGCTAACTGGACTTGACAAG GCTGAACCAAGGCATGCTGAAATTTTGGGGCAGCTGCTTTACGCTGCGAAGGTAGTGGCTGAGAAGGAAGGCGTAGCAGATGGATTCCGCGTCGTCATAAACAACGGAGCAGAAGGAT GTCAATCAGTGTATCATCTGCACGTGCATGTACTCGGTGGAAGGCAGATGAAATGGCCTCCTGGTTAA
- the LOC119328333 gene encoding GDSL esterase/lipase At1g28600-like: protein MAPLASRLFLVVLALVRAFSAAAKPHYTGVLSFGDSLADTGNELARTGGGLASVPPYGETFFGHPTGRASDGRVVLDFIVEALGMPSPKPYFAGKTAADFRRGVNFAYGGSTALGPEFFLSRGLRSFVPVSLANQTAWFKNVVQLAGSEQEQRKLTATMLVMMGEMGINDYLVAITGKLSDGEIRTFVPHIVRAIRDVVTDVIGAGAKTVVVRGMIPLGCQPQMLALFEGTGAAYSRATGCLTRLNDLARLHNRALMRMVLDLRRAHRGTAILYADQYDPVAAIVLSPRKYGFGDRPLAACCGGSGTYNFDSNYATFCGVAGATTCTNPSKYVSWDGIHMTDAANRHVAGAVLRSTMLRQTPPTADLASS, encoded by the exons ATGGCGCCCCTAGCTTCACGTCTCTTCCTAGTGGTGCTGGCGCTTGTTCGGGCCTTCTCCGCTGCCGCGAAGCCGCACTACACCGGCGTTTTAAGCTTCGGCGACTCGCTCGCCGACACCGGGAACGAGCTCGCGCGCACCGGCGGCGGGCTTGCCAGCGTGCCGCCGTACGGCGAGACCTTCTTCGGGCACCCCACCGGCCGTGCGTCCGACGGCCGGGTCGTCCTCGACTTCATAG TTGAGGCGCTGGGGATGCCATCGCCGAAGCCGTATTTCGCCGGCAAGACCGCGGCGGACTTCCGGCGGGGCGTCAACTTCGCGTACGGTGGGTCGACGGCGCTTGGCCCGGAGTTCTTCCTGAGCAGAGGGCTTAGGTCGTTCGTGCCCGTCTCGCTCGCAAACCAGACCGCCTGGTTCAAGAATGTTGTACAGCTAGCCGGCTCAGAACAAG AGCAGAGGAAGCTGACGGCGACGATGCTGGTCATGATGGGAGAAATGGGAATCAACGACTACCTCGTCGCCATCACCGGAAAGCTCAGCGACGGTGAGATCCGGACCTTCGTGCCGCACATCGTCCGCGCCATCCGTGATGTCGTGACC GATGTGATCGGTGCGGGAGCAAAAACGGTGGTGGTCCGGGGGATGATACCGCTGGGTTGCCAACCGCAGATGCTAGCCCTCTTCGAGGGCACCGGCGCCGCCTACAGCCGTGCGACCGGCTGCCTGACGCGGCTCAACGACCTCGCCAGGCTGCACAACCGCGCGCTGATGCGCATGGTCCTTGACCTCCGGCGTGCCCACCGCGGCACGGCCATCCTCTACGCGGACCAGTACGACCCCGTCGCCGCCATCGTCCTCTCGCCCCGCAAGTACGGGTTCGGGGACAGGCCGCTGGCGGCGTGCTGCGGGGGGAGCGGCACCTACAACTTCGACTCCAACTACGCCACCTTCTGCGGCGTGGCCGGGGCGACGACGTGCACCAACCCCTCCAAATACGTCTCGTGGGACGGGATACACATGACCGACGCCGCTAACCGGCATGTCGCCGGCGCCGTGCTCAGGTCCACCATGTTGCGCCAAACGCCACCTACGGCAGACCTCGCCTCCAGCTAG